One segment of Cydia amplana chromosome 16, ilCydAmpl1.1, whole genome shotgun sequence DNA contains the following:
- the LOC134655411 gene encoding probable transmembrane reductase CYB561D1 → MRQQSEERSAFIMCMNVINSITHWVLGAVAMLAITLAAIFPGSSHFIQHVYLCTIGYVVLMAEAILTFNPNNGWSKSMRYQDKKVIHWVMQIAGSLLAITGSIIRIVNVTNNFHTPHGILGLIAMLLTALSLVGGVIGLYSKTAAIKILHFCAGSSTLIAAFICLCLGFDKSVFRGIFNDTVANLAIAFTVIGLIGTLCSAANSNLNRVLKR, encoded by the exons atgcgTCAACAAAGTGAAGAGCGGTCTGCTTTCATCATGTGCATGAATGTGATTAACTCAATAACTCACTGGGTGCTGGGTGCGGTGGCCATGCTTGCCATCACCTTAGCCGCAATATTCCCTGGATCGTCACACTTCATTCAACATGTGTATCTTTGTACAATTGGG TACGTCGTCCTCATGGCCGAAGCCATCCTTACCTTCAACCCGAACAACGGCTGGTCGAAAAGCATGAGGTATCAAGATAAGAAGGTCATCCATTGGGTGATGCAGATCGCCGGGTCTCTCTTAGCTATTACTGGCAGCATCATTCGGATTGTCAATGTCACGAATAATTTCCACACCCCACATGGAATTTTAG gcCTCATCGCAATGCTGCTCACTGCCCTCAGTCTTGTTGGAGGCGTCATCGGCCTCTACAGCAAAACCGCCGCCATCAAAATACTACATTTCTGCGCGGGATCCTCGACTCTCATTGCGGCCTTTATCTGCCTCTGCCTCGGCTTTGACAAATCAGTGTTTAGGGGCATATTTAACGATACCGTAGCTAATTTAGCCATCGCCTTTACAGTTATCGgtttaataggtactttatgCTCTGCGGCGAACTCTAATCTTAATAGAGTTTTGAAACGATAG